The window TATGTAACTTGCTAATACATTCAAAGtattgacctatatggctgcaacgtctcatgttgcaggatattcagacgaagagtaaggtaccGTTAGGGTTGCGAGTCTTCACTCAGCATCGCCAGTGGGCTATGATGGGACTTATCATTATTTTCTGCTACTTTTCGCTATTTGATTGAATAAAGCTAGCCAAGTGCTATGCAGATTGTTTTATTTTATATACTCTGGATCATACATTGTAATAAATGATGCACTTGCTATTCTGGTATTCATCTATATTGTGTGTGCTAGCGAGTTTGATCCAGGGACTAGCTCGGTAAGCACAGAGACTCAAATCTTTCGAGGTTTGGTTGTTacagatggtatcagagcagtgtgttgactgtaggacgtgaccctagaaaatgGATTAGAAAAGCCATAGGAGTGAGAATTATTTTATAAAACTAGCTATACTTATTGTTTATTAGTTAGCCCCCTCAAGTATCTTGAACAGTTAAGTAGGAACTAGTGCTGAGACCACCATTCATGTTTGTTTTATATTGCCACGTTATCGTGTTAGCGTATCTGATTATGTCCACTTTTGTGGTATGAAGATACTAGATTGTTTGCTTGATTGGTAGTTGTTTGCTAAATTGCTTAGTGTCAAAATTATTcgactatatatatataatattatcatattgtttgttgtttgtttgtttgttggtGTTATTCGTTGTTGTGTTTTGTTGGCTTGATCATATTATGCATATGGGTAGAATATATTTATATATACATAGCGTTTGGCCCTATTATATCTATAACTATTCTATGCTTGCCCACCAGATGCCGCTGAGGCGTGATAATAGGCGTAATGCTGCAGGAGGAGACAACAATGGAAATGATGTACTGCCATACATGCAGCAGTTGCTTCAGGGACAAGCTTAGTTGATCCAGTTGCTTGTCCagaaccagaacaacaacaatccaccgcCACATCCACCAGTGGATATGCTTACCAGGTTCTTGAGGTTGAATCCTCAGAGATTCTCCAGTTCCCCTGAACCTATTGTGGCTGATGAATGGCTCCGTGCAGTCAATAGGAACCTGGAGACGGTtggatgcacagatgcagagaggGTGAGGTTTGCCTCACATTTGTTGGAGGGTCCTGCTGCAGCTTGGTGGGACAACTACTTGGTCACTTATCCCGTTGCTACTATCACATGGCCTCAGTTTCAGGATGCTTTTCGTGCTGCACATGTGTCTGCTGGTGCTATGAGTGTGAAAAAGAAGGAGTTTCGCAGTTTGCGCCAGGGAGGTCGCACAATTAATGCTTATGTGGAGGAATTTAATAATCTTGCACGTTATGCTCCTAATGATGTTAACACTGATGCAGCTAGGCAGGAGAAATTCTTGGAGGGCCTAAATGATGAGTTGAGCCTTCAGTTGACAGTGGCCACTTTTAGGAATTGTCAGGAGCTGATGGATAAGGCTATTGTGCTGGAGGGAAAGCAACAGGCCATAGAGAATCGCAAGAGGAAGTACAACAACAATAACAGGTATAATTCAGGACCGCAGTAGAAGCCACGCACTTCATATCAT is drawn from Aegilops tauschii subsp. strangulata cultivar AL8/78 chromosome 1, Aet v6.0, whole genome shotgun sequence and contains these coding sequences:
- the LOC141027857 gene encoding uncharacterized protein, translating into MLTRFLRLNPQRFSSSPEPIVADEWLRAVNRNLETVGCTDAERVRFASHLLEGPAAAWWDNYLVTYPVATITWPQFQDAFRAAHVSAGAMSVKKKEFRSLRQGGRTINAYVEEFNNLARYAPNDVNTDAARQEKFLEGLNDELSLQLTVATFRNCQELMDKAIVLEGKQQAIENRKRKYNNNNRYNSGPQ